One window from the genome of Asterias amurensis chromosome 12, ASM3211899v1 encodes:
- the LOC139945040 gene encoding H/ACA ribonucleoprotein complex subunit DKC1-like, with product MAEVDTPSKKSKKQKKQKENSLGDLQHQSDFLIQPDSKVAKLDTAQWPLLLKNFDKLNIRTGHYTPLPNGCSPLKRDFKDYVSSGFINLDKPSNPSSHEVVSWIKRILRVDKTGHSGTLDPKVTGCLIVCISRATRLVKSQQSAGKEYVCIVRLHSAIESQAPLARALEKLTGALFQRPPLISAVKRQLRVRTVYENKLIEYDDNRHLGIFWLKCEAGTYVRTLCVHLGLLLGVGAQMAELRRVRSGIQSERDLLVTMHDVLDAQWIYDNHKDEEYMRRVVKPLEALLTGHKRIVLKDSAINAICYGAKVMLPGVLRFEDGIEVNAEIVIVTTKGEAVALAVALMTTAVMATCDHGIVAKLKRVIMERDTYPRKWGLGAVASKKKMMIKEGKLDKHGKPTGTTPADWKNSYQDFNAKKTPAKEEDDPASPVLETPAKKRKRQDSAKSTSSGTSSVGSPVAMAIDTPNTKEEKKRLKKEKKEKKKREKAEKKIKREASSEEEEEEEEMVVSSEKKKKKKKKDKK from the exons ACACTCCAAGCAAAAAGAGCAAGAAACAGAAGAAGCAGAAGGAGAACTCGTTAGGA gaTCTCCAACATCAATCAGATTTCCTGATCCAGCCTGATTCAAAGGTTGCCAAACTAGATACTGCCCAATGGCCGCTACTCCTGAAGAACTTTGACAAGTTGAATATCCGAACTGGTCACTACACACCACTACCCAATGGCTGCTCACCGCTTAAGAGAGACTTCAAGGATTATGTCTC GAGTGGATTTATCAATTTGGACAAACCGTCCAACCCTTCATCTCACGAGGTTGTTTCATGGATTAAGAGAATCCTACGAGTAGACAAGACGGGTCATAGTGGAACCCTTGACCCCAAGGTCACCGGGTGTTTAATTGTCTGTATCTCCAGAGCGACCAGACTCGTCAAATCACAGCAGAGTGCCG GTAAGGAGTATGTATGCATAGTAAGATTACACAGTGCCATTGAGAGTCAAGCACCATTGGCCAGG GCTCTTGAGAAGTTAACTGGTGCCCTGTTTCAGCGGCCGCCCCTCATTTCAGCTGTGAAACGTCAGCTAAGAGTGCGAACAGTCTACGAGAATAAACTCATCGAATACGACGACAACAGACATTTAG GTATCTTCTGGTTGAAATGTGAAGCAGGTACCTACGTGAGAACCCTGTGTGTTCATCTAGGTCTGCTTCTAGGCGTAGGAGCTCAGATGGCAGAGCTGAGAAGAGTCAGATCTGGTATTCAGTCAGAAAGG GATTTACTAGTAACGATGCATGACGTCTTAGATGCTCAATGGATTTATGATAATCACAAAGATGAGGAGTACATGAGACGAGTCGTTAAACCTTTAGAAGCTCTCCTCACTGGACATAAGAGAATCGTTCTTAAAGATAGCGCC ATAAACGCCATCTGCTATGGAGCTAAAGTCATGCTGCCAGGAGTCTTGCGATTTGAAGATGGCATCGAGGTTAACGCAGAAATCGTCATAGTAACCACCAAAGGAGAAGCTGTAGCTCTGGCCGTTGCCCTCATGACAACGGCTGTTATGGCAACCTGTGATCATGGTATCGTCGCTAAGCTGAAGAGAGTCATCATGGAGAGGGACACGTACCCGCGGAAGTGGGGACTAGGAGCAGTG GCCAGTAAGAAGAAGATGATGATAAAAGAAGGGAAGTTAGACAAACATGGAAAGCCAACAGGAACGACACCGGCAGATTGGAAGAACTCATACCAAGACTTCAA TGCCAAAAAGACACCAGCCAAAGAGGAGGACGACCCAGCAAGCCCCGTCTTAGAAACTCCAGCCAAGAAACGCAAACGTCAAGACAGTGCCAAAAGTACCAGCAGTGGCACCAGCTCAGTAGGGTCGCCCGTAGCGATGGCCATAGATACTCCAAATACCAAGGAAGAGAAGAAGAGATTGAAGAAAGagaagaaggagaagaagaaaCGTGAGAAGGCAGAGAAGAAAATCAAGAGGGAGGCATCAagtgaggaggaggaggaagaagaagagATG GTCGTATCatctgagaagaagaagaaaaagaagaagaaagacaaGAAGTAG